One region of Epilithonimonas zeae genomic DNA includes:
- a CDS encoding NADPH-dependent FMN reductase: MKILAFAGSNSRESINKILVEYTAKQFNGAEVEVLDLNDYEMPIFSVDREKHDGIPTLALRFAEKIDASDLLIISFAEHNSTYTTAFKNIFDWVSRIKDRKHFGEKPVFVLATATGPGGGRHVVAAFEARAKSSGANVLQSFYLPKFKETFDIEKGIVDEEKNTEFQEKLSAVKNFFG; the protein is encoded by the coding sequence ATGAAAATATTAGCTTTTGCAGGAAGCAATTCCAGAGAATCCATCAACAAAATATTAGTAGAATATACCGCGAAACAATTTAATGGCGCTGAGGTAGAAGTTCTTGACCTGAACGATTACGAAATGCCAATCTTCAGTGTTGACAGAGAAAAACACGACGGGATTCCAACTTTGGCGTTAAGATTTGCTGAGAAAATTGATGCATCAGATTTGTTGATTATTTCTTTTGCTGAGCATAACAGTACTTATACAACCGCTTTTAAAAATATTTTCGACTGGGTTTCCAGAATCAAGGATAGAAAACATTTTGGTGAAAAACCTGTGTTTGTTTTAGCTACAGCAACTGGTCCTGGCGGTGGAAGACACGTGGTCGCTGCTTTTGAAGCGAGAGCTAAATCCAGTGGTGCAAATGTGCTTCAAAGTTTCTATTTGCCTAAGTTCAAAGAGACTTTTGATATCGAGAAAGGTATTGTAGATGAAGAAAAGAATACTGAGTTTCAGGAGAAATTATCTGCTGTTAAAAACTTTTTTGGATAA
- the purN gene encoding phosphoribosylglycinamide formyltransferase: MKNLVILISASGTNLQRIIDCIDNGEIRNAKVNLVIADRECFGLERAEKHNIPTQLIKRGKDFSENLEKAIPENTDLIVLAGFLSILKPEFCQKWEGKIINIHPALLPKFGGKGMWGHHVHNAVIEAGEKESGATVHFVTSGIDEGEIILQGRFDVDENDTAETLAQKVNQTEYDIFPKAIDLVLNKQN, from the coding sequence ATGAAAAACTTAGTCATACTAATTTCAGCTTCAGGAACCAATCTCCAAAGAATCATTGATTGCATCGATAACGGCGAAATCCGAAATGCAAAAGTGAATCTAGTCATTGCAGACAGAGAATGTTTCGGATTGGAAAGAGCAGAAAAACATAACATTCCGACTCAATTAATCAAACGTGGAAAAGACTTTTCCGAGAATTTAGAAAAAGCAATTCCAGAAAATACAGATTTGATTGTTCTGGCAGGTTTTCTATCCATCTTGAAACCTGAGTTCTGCCAAAAATGGGAAGGTAAAATTATCAATATTCATCCTGCACTGTTGCCAAAATTTGGAGGAAAAGGAATGTGGGGACATCACGTTCATAATGCAGTGATTGAAGCCGGCGAAAAAGAAAGTGGGGCAACCGTTCATTTTGTGACTTCAGGAATCGATGAAGGCGAGATTATTCTGCAAGGAAGATTTGATGTTGATGAAAATGATACAGCTGAAACATTAGCTCAAAAAGTTAATCAGACTGAATATGATATTTTCCCAAAAGCCATTGATTTGGTTCTTAATAAACAGAATTGA
- a CDS encoding ATP-binding protein, which translates to MFRNTFLLLVFLLLSELCRSQQLIPIDEVRYLDQINHTIKTSKDDRVVLQNYLLLSEYWATTDSLKSAQALNTVLNSPKKNLLSKGLIEYYQGIFATNQGSRADAKKHYEQAIKILQNDKKNSGILIKALYNEAYVQIEDKSYDFLVKALTEKCIPLSEKTNNKELLAYSYTQLGLTFMSVGQLDKAEEYHKKALEVLKQIPKAKTVHLITYLNLISNYCYKPDSKTAKVYLDKAKAMLQNYPQSQHYTNYYYQEAMYYTTKQDYPKALSSLDAGVKMAKVKNQLKLLHLLYFRMYNVYLMQKNYVKAKQQLEQILKENILSKEALNRRITYTQLAAVNDVLGNSKEAYQWMKKSNDLGDSLNQQKLLQKLNEYEILHKTIEKQKTINQLEQEKKGNELIAKNKNLRITILAIALGLSLIIAILIYLTYRKQQKLNQQISISHQHDLLYIENQRKYEATQAVLQGEEQERQRIAQDLHDSMGGMLANIRMSISSNELYQSTDIVEKLDKSISEMRRISRNLMPETLKNLGLETALKELCESMTHKHFSIQFEAFDVSDKVPFQIQLAFYRIAQESISNVIKYAQANNVIVQISQDGNTLTLTVEDDGVGFDKSQITYGLGLKNIENRVRLINGKVEIHSVKGEGTTINVECYV; encoded by the coding sequence ATGTTCAGAAATACATTTTTATTACTGGTGTTTTTGCTTTTGAGTGAACTCTGCAGATCACAACAGCTGATTCCGATAGATGAGGTCAGATATCTGGATCAGATTAATCATACCATCAAAACAAGTAAGGATGATAGAGTGGTTTTGCAGAATTACCTGCTGTTATCAGAATATTGGGCAACTACCGATAGTCTGAAAAGTGCTCAAGCTCTAAACACGGTATTGAATTCCCCTAAGAAAAATCTCCTTTCAAAAGGTCTGATAGAATATTACCAGGGGATATTCGCTACCAATCAGGGGAGCAGGGCTGATGCTAAAAAACATTATGAACAGGCCATAAAAATCCTGCAGAATGATAAGAAAAACTCAGGTATTCTTATAAAAGCGTTATACAATGAGGCTTATGTCCAGATAGAGGACAAGAGTTATGATTTCTTGGTTAAGGCTCTAACGGAGAAATGCATCCCGCTGAGTGAGAAAACCAACAACAAGGAATTGCTCGCATACAGCTATACCCAGTTGGGATTGACGTTTATGTCGGTAGGACAATTGGATAAAGCGGAAGAATATCATAAAAAGGCTTTGGAAGTGCTGAAGCAGATCCCAAAAGCAAAGACGGTTCACCTGATTACCTATCTGAATCTTATAAGTAACTATTGCTACAAACCCGACAGCAAAACAGCAAAGGTTTATTTGGATAAAGCCAAAGCGATGCTTCAGAATTATCCTCAGTCTCAGCATTATACCAATTACTATTATCAGGAGGCGATGTACTATACAACCAAGCAGGATTATCCAAAAGCGCTTAGCAGTCTGGATGCTGGTGTAAAGATGGCTAAAGTTAAAAATCAGCTGAAGCTTTTGCATCTTTTGTATTTCAGAATGTATAATGTCTATTTGATGCAAAAGAATTATGTTAAAGCCAAGCAACAGTTGGAGCAAATCCTCAAAGAAAATATATTAAGTAAAGAAGCATTGAACCGAAGAATCACTTATACACAATTAGCAGCTGTGAATGATGTGTTGGGTAATTCTAAAGAAGCCTACCAATGGATGAAGAAATCCAATGACTTGGGTGATAGCCTTAATCAGCAAAAGCTTCTCCAGAAATTGAATGAATACGAAATCCTGCACAAGACAATAGAAAAGCAAAAGACGATTAATCAATTAGAACAGGAGAAAAAGGGAAATGAGTTGATTGCCAAAAACAAAAACCTGCGTATTACCATCTTGGCCATTGCATTAGGGCTAAGTCTCATCATCGCTATTTTGATTTATTTAACCTATAGAAAACAACAAAAATTGAATCAGCAGATTAGCATTAGCCATCAGCACGATTTGCTCTACATAGAAAACCAAAGAAAGTATGAGGCAACCCAAGCGGTATTACAGGGAGAAGAGCAGGAGAGACAGCGTATTGCTCAGGATCTCCACGATAGTATGGGCGGAATGTTGGCTAATATCAGAATGTCCATCTCTTCTAATGAGCTTTACCAATCGACCGATATAGTTGAGAAATTAGATAAGTCTATCTCGGAGATGAGAAGAATCTCCAGAAACCTGATGCCAGAAACGCTCAAGAATTTAGGATTGGAAACAGCCCTGAAAGAACTCTGCGAATCAATGACACACAAACATTTCTCGATTCAGTTTGAGGCGTTTGATGTGTCAGATAAAGTTCCTTTCCAGATTCAACTAGCATTTTATCGTATTGCGCAAGAAAGCATAAGCAATGTCATCAAATATGCGCAGGCCAACAATGTGATTGTCCAAATCAGTCAGGACGGTAATACGCTTACCTTAACTGTAGAAGACGATGGTGTAGGTTTCGATAAGTCCCAGATCACATATGGATTAGGTTTAAAGAATATAGAAAACCGTGTCCGCCTGATTAATGGAAAAGTAGAGATCCATTCGGTAAAAGGCGAAGGAACAACCATCAATGTAGAATGCTATGTATAA
- a CDS encoding type 1 glutamine amidotransferase domain-containing protein — MSKKIAILATDGFEESELKSPKDYLQQFGWITHIVSPKSGTIKAWAEKDWGRDYEVDKTLNEVSASDYDALVLPGGVINPDQLRTDEKAISFVQDFFKQHKPVAAICHGPQILINAGAVEGRKMTSVNSISADLKNAGAVWEYSEVVVDNGLVTSRTPEDLPAFNAKMVEEIKEGKHEDQNL; from the coding sequence ATGTCAAAGAAAATTGCAATACTCGCAACTGATGGCTTCGAAGAAAGCGAATTGAAATCTCCAAAAGATTACTTACAACAGTTTGGATGGATTACCCACATTGTAAGTCCAAAATCAGGAACCATCAAAGCGTGGGCTGAGAAAGATTGGGGAAGAGATTATGAAGTGGATAAGACCTTAAATGAGGTTTCAGCTTCTGATTACGATGCGTTAGTTCTTCCGGGCGGTGTTATTAATCCGGATCAATTAAGAACCGATGAAAAGGCTATATCGTTTGTACAGGATTTCTTCAAACAACATAAACCGGTCGCTGCTATTTGCCACGGTCCGCAGATCCTAATCAATGCAGGTGCCGTAGAAGGCAGAAAGATGACCTCGGTAAACTCTATAAGTGCTGATCTTAAAAATGCGGGCGCTGTTTGGGAATATAGTGAAGTAGTGGTAGATAATGGTTTGGTAACCAGTCGAACTCCGGAAGATTTGCCGGCTTTCAATGCGAAAATGGTAGAAGAAATTAAAGAAGGAAAACACGAAGATCAAAATCTTTAA
- a CDS encoding response regulator, giving the protein MYNKPRLNLAIVDDHPMILEGLKSLLQQDNQFQIFSFTKGSAILDFIQENQVDVVLLDIVLNDGSGLDFCKSIKQRLPKTIVIGISNQAERSIIFRFLENGGNGYILKNANPKEITDCINKAINGDLALSKEVQEIVLSASSDNFELPRLTKREKQILSAIADGHTSIEIGEKLFISVITVETHRRNLLQKFKAKNMIELVKIAAENKLI; this is encoded by the coding sequence ATGTATAACAAACCCCGACTCAATCTGGCTATTGTAGATGACCATCCAATGATTCTGGAAGGTCTTAAATCACTTTTGCAACAGGATAATCAGTTCCAAATCTTTTCCTTTACCAAAGGGTCTGCTATTTTGGATTTTATTCAGGAAAACCAAGTGGATGTTGTATTACTGGACATTGTCCTAAACGATGGTAGCGGTCTAGACTTCTGTAAAAGCATCAAGCAAAGACTACCCAAAACCATTGTTATTGGGATCAGCAATCAGGCAGAACGTAGTATTATCTTTCGCTTTCTGGAAAATGGCGGTAATGGTTACATCCTCAAAAATGCCAATCCCAAAGAAATTACAGATTGTATCAATAAAGCCATCAATGGTGACTTAGCTTTGAGTAAAGAAGTTCAGGAAATCGTGCTCAGTGCTTCATCAGACAACTTCGAATTACCAAGATTAACCAAGCGGGAAAAGCAGATTCTCTCAGCCATTGCGGATGGTCATACGTCTATTGAGATTGGAGAGAAACTTTTTATCTCGGTCATTACCGTAGAAACCCACCGCAGAAACCTGCTTCAAAAGTTCAAAGCTAAAAATATGATCGAATTAGTAAAGATAGCAGCGGAGAATAAGCTGATATAA
- the purM gene encoding phosphoribosylformylglycinamidine cyclo-ligase, producing the protein MSNTYKSAGVDKEEGYKTVDKIKSAVAETHNKNVLNNLGSFGAFYEIAGYKNPVLVSGTDGVGTKLKVALDSKKYDSIGIDCFAMCANDILCHGAKPLFFLDYLACGMLDSDIAAEIVLGMVNACKDNNCALIGGETAEMPGMYQPGDYDVAGFCVGIVEKDQIIDGSKIRKGNKIIAIPSSGFHSNGFSLVRKIFPDFEEEFEGKPLYETLLVPTRLYYKDIHKVLEEVPVYGIAHITGGGLYENVPRIIPEGLCASIHESKIKVPTVMLELEKRGNIDRKEMHGTFNMGVGMVLVTDENHVEKILDLLEDAYVVGEITEGSEKIDLKF; encoded by the coding sequence ATGAGCAATACCTATAAATCAGCCGGTGTAGATAAGGAAGAAGGTTACAAAACCGTTGACAAAATCAAATCTGCCGTTGCTGAAACCCACAATAAAAATGTTCTTAATAATCTTGGAAGCTTCGGTGCGTTCTATGAGATTGCTGGATATAAAAATCCTGTTCTGGTTTCCGGAACAGACGGCGTAGGAACCAAACTAAAAGTCGCTTTAGATTCCAAAAAATACGATTCTATCGGTATCGATTGTTTTGCAATGTGTGCTAACGATATCCTTTGTCATGGTGCAAAACCATTGTTTTTCCTAGATTATTTGGCTTGCGGAATGCTGGATTCTGATATTGCAGCGGAAATTGTTCTTGGAATGGTGAATGCCTGCAAGGATAACAACTGCGCTTTGATTGGAGGTGAAACTGCCGAGATGCCTGGGATGTATCAGCCGGGCGATTACGATGTAGCTGGATTCTGTGTAGGAATTGTAGAGAAAGACCAAATTATTGATGGCTCCAAAATCAGAAAAGGAAATAAAATCATTGCCATTCCAAGTTCTGGATTTCATTCCAACGGTTTTTCGTTGGTAAGAAAGATTTTCCCGGATTTCGAAGAAGAATTCGAAGGAAAACCTTTGTATGAGACTTTGCTTGTGCCGACAAGATTATATTACAAAGACATTCACAAAGTACTGGAAGAAGTTCCTGTATACGGAATTGCACATATCACAGGAGGCGGGTTATACGAGAATGTTCCGAGAATCATTCCGGAAGGACTTTGCGCAAGCATTCATGAATCCAAAATTAAAGTTCCGACGGTGATGTTAGAATTAGAAAAACGAGGAAATATCGATAGAAAAGAAATGCACGGGACTTTCAATATGGGTGTAGGAATGGTTTTGGTAACTGATGAGAATCACGTTGAAAAAATCCTTGACCTTTTGGAAGATGCTTATGTTGTAGGCGAAATAACAGAAGGAAGCGAGAAAATCGATTTAAAATTTTAG
- a CDS encoding T9SS-dependent choice-of-anchor J family protein, whose protein sequence is MNKALTFFSLLSFLFAFGQSDPVSLPYSNSFETETEQNYWYKMMSGPGTPWEFSDETSTVYGPSQGQYYARAQSDFENGGSAWLISKGIKIEAGHTIALDFDYRSSLNTLFPVKLKVVLKQQPIPVLDNSTELWANENIQISTYQNAHKTFEVSETGTYYLAFYFYPDPNFGYISLDNINLYEELCPKPVNVKATPGQTTANISWESTSTPGEGFEYVIKTPGSGIPTESGTPVQGLSTTAEDLQPATQYELYVRSVCTAGSLYGKWSSPITFKTYPATTAAPVNLPYNESFEGDSRWTLLEPTVGKPWVKGDFDSGPGGLYGPSDGKNYLMHDDSENVSDAWVISRGINLPAGKEITLQFDYRSSQDEYYPQKMKVVVSKDPFPSANSVEIWNNDFIQSTTYNTANVTFTVPDNGVYYLGYQAYSDANYGFVMFDNVKVSDKESSPCEYILRLKDAEGDGWNNNTMNLYVNGDAVFTDLTLPIGDVLDFPFKINSGDAITTVWNGGSHSGFETSYEILDSNGNIVGSETEQSISTPIIASCPNCAKPSNLTANYGQTTVDLTWDFLTQSATSYEYVVQPAGTGTPSSGTTINNVQAHVEDLAPETNYEAYVRSSCAENEFSSWAGPVYFKTLPNPGTAVNLPYKYGFETDDQWITQSITRNNQWEINSTYPVEGEFHAIQNFNYYFDANSWFFSRGLNLQGGKEILIKFKYRSLGNNVPLSFSIADKAYAFVQKNNIIWSKNVSNDKYDEAILSFTPPSSGVYYLGFNSLATKGTSALIDDVQVYLVGLPDPPQCEYTCPENMTVYTNPGNIGAVVDYNLTFACDGNSNGVFSVLAQGLPSGAIFPVGETTVKHNLIFNGQVIDTCSFVVKVEERLGTADNSKDQELQYYPNPVVDNLTVKMNGDTIENIAVYNFAGSMVKSEQPKAKTANIDMRNLPSGVYIVNIRTASNVKSFKVIKK, encoded by the coding sequence ATGAACAAAGCATTAACTTTTTTCTCTTTGTTGAGTTTTCTGTTCGCTTTTGGACAATCGGATCCGGTATCTCTTCCGTACTCCAACAGCTTTGAAACGGAAACGGAACAAAATTATTGGTACAAAATGATGTCAGGTCCTGGAACTCCCTGGGAATTTTCTGATGAAACCAGCACAGTTTATGGTCCCTCACAAGGCCAGTATTATGCAAGAGCCCAGAGCGATTTCGAAAATGGAGGATCAGCCTGGCTCATATCCAAAGGGATCAAGATCGAAGCCGGTCATACTATTGCACTGGATTTCGATTACCGATCCAGTCTTAATACTCTTTTTCCGGTTAAATTAAAAGTTGTACTGAAACAACAACCAATTCCTGTTCTTGACAATTCGACAGAATTATGGGCTAACGAGAACATTCAGATTAGTACTTATCAGAATGCACACAAAACATTCGAAGTTTCTGAAACCGGCACATATTATCTGGCTTTTTATTTTTATCCTGATCCTAATTTTGGATACATTAGTTTGGATAATATTAATTTATACGAAGAGTTATGTCCAAAACCCGTAAATGTAAAAGCGACTCCAGGTCAGACCACTGCAAACATCTCTTGGGAAAGTACTTCAACGCCGGGTGAAGGATTTGAATATGTAATTAAAACACCAGGATCAGGCATTCCTACTGAGTCAGGTACTCCGGTACAAGGTCTGTCAACAACTGCTGAAGATTTGCAGCCAGCGACCCAATATGAATTGTATGTAAGATCTGTCTGCACAGCAGGTTCGCTTTATGGAAAATGGTCCAGTCCTATTACTTTTAAAACCTATCCTGCCACAACAGCAGCTCCTGTGAATTTGCCATATAATGAAAGTTTTGAAGGCGATAGTCGTTGGACACTTCTTGAGCCAACAGTTGGAAAGCCTTGGGTAAAAGGTGACTTTGATTCAGGTCCCGGAGGACTATATGGTCCATCTGACGGGAAAAACTATTTAATGCACGATGACAGCGAAAATGTTTCCGACGCCTGGGTTATCTCCAGAGGAATTAATCTTCCTGCGGGTAAGGAAATTACTTTACAGTTTGACTACAGATCCAGCCAGGACGAATATTATCCGCAAAAAATGAAAGTGGTTGTAAGCAAAGACCCGTTCCCTTCTGCAAACTCTGTCGAGATCTGGAATAATGATTTTATCCAAAGCACGACTTACAACACTGCTAATGTAACATTCACGGTTCCTGATAATGGCGTTTATTATTTAGGCTATCAGGCCTATTCCGACGCCAATTATGGATTTGTTATGTTTGACAATGTAAAAGTTTCTGATAAAGAATCTTCTCCTTGCGAATATATTCTTCGCCTGAAGGATGCGGAAGGTGACGGATGGAATAATAACACCATGAATCTTTACGTTAACGGAGATGCTGTTTTTACAGATCTTACATTACCGATCGGAGATGTATTGGATTTTCCTTTCAAAATCAATTCCGGCGATGCCATTACTACTGTCTGGAACGGTGGAAGCCACAGCGGGTTTGAAACAAGCTATGAGATCTTGGATTCCAATGGCAATATTGTTGGAAGCGAAACCGAACAAAGCATCAGTACGCCAATCATTGCTTCCTGTCCAAACTGTGCAAAACCATCCAACTTAACAGCTAACTATGGACAAACAACTGTAGATCTGACTTGGGATTTTCTTACACAATCCGCCACCAGTTACGAATATGTTGTACAACCAGCCGGTACGGGTACACCATCTTCCGGAACTACCATCAATAATGTGCAGGCTCATGTAGAAGATCTGGCACCAGAAACGAATTATGAAGCTTATGTAAGATCAAGCTGCGCAGAAAATGAATTTAGCTCTTGGGCAGGACCTGTATATTTTAAGACTTTACCGAATCCTGGGACAGCGGTTAATTTACCTTATAAGTATGGCTTCGAGACAGATGACCAATGGATCACTCAATCTATAACAAGGAATAATCAATGGGAGATTAATTCAACTTATCCTGTTGAAGGAGAATTTCACGCAATTCAAAATTTCAATTATTATTTTGATGCTAATTCTTGGTTCTTCTCAAGAGGTCTGAATTTACAAGGCGGAAAGGAGATTCTTATCAAATTCAAATACAGATCTTTAGGAAACAATGTTCCGTTGAGTTTCAGTATTGCGGATAAAGCTTATGCATTTGTTCAAAAAAACAATATCATCTGGAGCAAGAATGTAAGCAATGACAAGTATGATGAGGCGATTTTATCATTCACACCACCTAGTTCAGGGGTTTATTATTTAGGATTTAATTCCTTGGCGACCAAAGGAACATCAGCCCTGATTGATGATGTTCAGGTTTACCTTGTCGGCTTGCCGGATCCACCGCAATGTGAATATACTTGTCCTGAAAATATGACAGTCTACACAAATCCAGGGAATATCGGTGCAGTTGTTGACTACAACCTGACTTTTGCTTGTGATGGTAATTCTAACGGCGTTTTTTCAGTATTAGCACAAGGTTTACCTTCAGGCGCCATTTTCCCTGTTGGAGAAACGACTGTCAAACATAACCTGATTTTCAACGGACAGGTGATTGATACTTGCAGCTTTGTGGTAAAGGTTGAAGAGAGGCTTGGAACTGCGGATAATAGCAAAGATCAAGAACTTCAATATTATCCAAATCCTGTTGTCGATAACCTGACAGTGAAGATGAATGGTGATACGATTGAGAATATTGCGGTATATAATTTTGCGGGAAGTATGGTTAAATCAGAACAACCTAAAGCAAAAACAGCTAATATCGATATGAGAAATTTACCTTCCGGAGTTTATATCGTGAACATCAGAACAGCGTCCAATGTAAAATCATTCAAGGTGATTAAAAAATAA
- the purH gene encoding bifunctional phosphoribosylaminoimidazolecarboxamide formyltransferase/IMP cyclohydrolase, protein MSKKRALISVSDKSGLVNFAKFLEANNYELISTGGTFKHLKDAGLNPIQIDEVTDFPEMLDGRVKTLHPKVHGGLLAVRSNEEHMKTVQEYEIGLIDMVIVNLYPFFENVNKDISLDEKVEFIDIGGPSMLRSAAKNFNSVTVLTDVNDYEVVQNEMSVNGDSSIETRKKLAGKVFNLTSAYDAAISSMLLDEEYPTYLNASYKKVSDLRYGENPHQSAAYYTSTFENGAMKDFEILGGKELSFNNLRDMDLCWKVVNEFKEELACCAVKHSTPCGVAVGTSALETYTKTFECDPISIFGGIIGMNYKVDAATAEELNKTFLEIVMATDFDEDALEILRKKKNLRIIKIKNNVTDKQVWVKIDGGMLVQNADDQFSEDIKLMTATAPTEEQRKALLFSQRVVKYVKSNAIVVSNGVQAIGIGGGQVNRIWATQQAIERAKSKFDGELVLASDAFFPFRDVVDFCAQEGIKAIIQPGGSMKDNDSIEAANEHKIPMLFTGMRHFLH, encoded by the coding sequence ATGAGTAAAAAGAGAGCACTTATCAGCGTATCTGATAAAAGCGGTTTGGTAAATTTTGCCAAATTTTTGGAAGCTAACAATTACGAATTGATTTCCACAGGCGGCACTTTCAAACATCTGAAAGATGCCGGACTTAATCCAATTCAGATTGATGAAGTAACCGATTTTCCAGAGATGCTGGACGGTAGAGTGAAAACGCTTCATCCAAAAGTTCACGGCGGATTGTTGGCAGTTCGTTCCAACGAAGAACATATGAAAACAGTTCAGGAGTACGAAATCGGACTGATTGATATGGTGATTGTGAATCTTTATCCGTTTTTTGAAAACGTAAACAAAGATATTTCTCTTGATGAAAAAGTAGAATTCATCGATATTGGTGGGCCTTCTATGTTGCGTTCTGCAGCTAAGAATTTCAATTCTGTGACCGTTTTGACGGATGTTAATGATTACGAAGTTGTTCAAAATGAAATGTCAGTAAACGGAGATTCAAGCATCGAAACAAGAAAGAAATTAGCCGGAAAAGTGTTCAACCTGACTTCTGCTTACGATGCAGCGATTTCCAGTATGCTTTTGGACGAAGAATATCCAACTTATTTAAACGCTTCTTACAAAAAGGTTTCTGACTTGAGATATGGCGAAAATCCTCATCAGTCTGCAGCTTATTACACTTCGACTTTCGAAAACGGCGCGATGAAAGATTTTGAGATTTTGGGAGGTAAAGAATTGTCTTTCAATAATCTTCGTGATATGGATTTGTGCTGGAAAGTGGTTAATGAGTTTAAGGAAGAATTAGCTTGTTGTGCGGTAAAACACTCTACGCCTTGCGGTGTTGCCGTTGGAACTTCCGCTTTGGAAACTTACACCAAAACTTTCGAATGTGATCCGATTTCTATCTTTGGAGGAATCATTGGAATGAATTATAAAGTAGATGCAGCAACAGCAGAGGAATTAAACAAAACATTCCTAGAGATTGTAATGGCGACAGATTTTGATGAAGATGCTTTGGAAATTCTGAGAAAAAAGAAAAACCTTAGAATCATTAAAATCAAAAACAATGTTACCGACAAACAGGTTTGGGTAAAAATCGATGGAGGAATGCTGGTTCAGAATGCGGACGACCAATTCTCAGAAGATATCAAATTGATGACAGCAACAGCTCCGACGGAAGAACAAAGAAAAGCTTTGCTGTTCTCTCAAAGAGTGGTTAAATATGTAAAATCCAACGCAATCGTGGTTTCAAATGGCGTTCAGGCCATCGGAATAGGTGGTGGACAAGTGAACAGAATCTGGGCAACGCAACAAGCCATTGAAAGAGCAAAATCGAAATTCGATGGTGAATTGGTTTTGGCTTCGGATGCGTTCTTCCCTTTCAGAGACGTGGTGGATTTCTGCGCACAGGAAGGTATCAAAGCGATTATTCAGCCGGGTGGAAGTATGAAAGATAATGATTCTATCGAAGCGGCAAACGAACACAAAATACCAATGTTATTTACAGGAATGAGACATTTCTTGCATTGA
- a CDS encoding DUF4142 domain-containing protein, whose amino-acid sequence MKNSILSLLAVAALMACKKTDTTTMNTTGDSTEVITHDSATVGNDSAMMAADSASAGANSSATANLSAQDKKFADAAARGGLMEVMMGQLASTNANNATVKSLGAMMVKDHSKANDELMQWASTAGYTLPTSLDADKQKKYDDLKAKKGADFDRAYADLMVSDHKKDIAEFKEEASKGTESSLKSFANKTLPTLEHHLMESEKAKVAVK is encoded by the coding sequence ATGAAAAATTCAATTTTAAGTCTTCTGGCTGTTGCAGCTCTTATGGCCTGCAAGAAAACTGACACGACAACAATGAACACCACTGGTGATAGCACCGAAGTGATAACTCATGATTCTGCAACAGTCGGTAATGACAGTGCAATGATGGCGGCGGATTCGGCTTCTGCAGGAGCTAATAGCAGTGCGACTGCTAATTTAAGTGCACAGGACAAAAAATTTGCTGATGCTGCTGCTAGAGGTGGACTAATGGAAGTCATGATGGGGCAGCTGGCTTCTACAAATGCTAATAATGCTACTGTAAAGTCTCTCGGTGCAATGATGGTAAAAGATCACAGCAAAGCGAATGATGAGCTGATGCAATGGGCGTCAACAGCAGGTTATACATTACCAACAAGTCTGGATGCTGACAAACAGAAAAAATATGATGATCTGAAAGCTAAAAAAGGAGCGGACTTTGATCGGGCTTATGCAGATTTGATGGTTAGCGATCATAAAAAAGACATTGCAGAATTCAAAGAAGAAGCCTCTAAAGGAACTGAGTCTTCACTTAAATCCTTTGCCAATAAAACGCTTCCAACATTGGAACATCACTTGATGGAGTCTGAAAAAGCCAAAGTTGCTGTCAAATAG